The Mariluticola halotolerans nucleotide sequence GAGAACAAAGGCGGTTCGAATCGGCTTTGGTGACTGAATCATGATTTGTTCTCTACAGGATGTGGTGGGTCGGTGGTGGTGCGAGGCCCAAGTGGTGCAATCTGGCGGGTTCCGGGGCCGGAAATGGCCCAAATCCGTTCATGTATACTAATAGAGCGTTAATCTGGCTGAATCATGGGCAATTCTTAAGGGGGTGTTAAATGTGCCGGGCGCGATTTTTTGTGGTCTCTTAGCGAATGCGAGGCCGGAACGCGGGCGTTTTAGGCGCGGATTTTGACGATAAAGATTTTGACGTTCCAAAATGGCACGACGGGCTGCAGCCCGCCATGCCGAAATCTGGTGCGGGTTATTGTGCTGTGTAGGCACCATCGACCCGGTGATAGCTGCCATTGATGAAGCTGGCCCGATCAGAGAGCAGGAAGCAGGTGAGGGCGGATACTTCTTCCGGCGTGCCGATGCGGCCGACGGGATGCAGGCTTGCCAGCCCGTCGAGGGCCGCCTGATCCAGATTGGCGGAAAGCAGAGGGGTGTCGATGAAGCCGGGGCCAACCGCATTGATGCGGATGTTTCTGGCGGCATATTCCAGCGCGGCGGCCTTGGTCATGCCGACAACGCCGTGCTTGGCTGCGGTGTAAGCGGATGAGTTGGCGAAACCGACCGTGCCGAGGATCGACGCCATGTTGACGATTGCACCGCCACCGGCCTCAAGCATGGCCGGGATCTGGTAGCGGACGCAATTGAAGACGCCATTGAGGTTGACGCTGATGACCTTTTCCCAGCCATCGACCGGATATTCGCCGATCGGGGCGGCGGGGCCGCCAATGCCCGCATTGTTGACCGCCAGATGCAGCCCGCCATAGGTCTTTATCGCAAAGGCCACCATTGCCTCGCAGGCGCTGGCATCGGTGACGTCGATCTCAAAGCTTTCCGCGTTCCCGCCCTTTTGGCGGATGGTCTTGACCACTTTGTCCGCGCCGGACGTGTCCATGTCGGCGACGATGACATTGGCACCGCTTGCTGCGAGTTCCAGACTGACCGTTTCGCCGATGCCCGAGCCGCCGCCGGTGACGATTGCTGTCTTGTTGGTGAAACTGATGTCCATGATCAATGTCCTTCCCTGGTTACTGTCATGCTGGCGGTTCTATATGCGGAACGCGCCGAGGTTATGACGGTATAAAGGCGGGGCAGATCGCGGGCATTGATGCGGGTCAAATGCGCAAATGATTTAGGGGGATGCCCCTGATCAGTTGAGGTCGGTCAGGACCATGGACAGATCGCCCGCGCTGGTGCCGAGCAGGATGCGGTAGGGGATGAAATAGCCGCTATCCTTGAGGGGCGCATACCAGATGAGAATGCGGTTGGAATTGGCCAGATAGGTTGTCATTTCCGAGGTGGTGAAGTGACCGGCGACGGGAATATAGCGCAACTGGCACAAAACGACCGGGCCCTGATAGCCGGTGCGGTTGGAGGTGGCGGTTTCTGTCTGGACGAATTTCATGGCGATGTCATAGCGCTCAACGCCGGTAAAGACCTTGAGGCGACGGTCGCAAAGGGCTGGCTCGAGTGCATCACCTTTGAGGATATAGGAGCCGAGCGGATCGGTGACGCGCTCGAGATGTTTCCGTTCGATGGCGATGCGGCCGATATTGTTGACCAGTGGCGGCTCAATCTGGAAGCCGGTGGCATTGCCGCTGGCATATTGCACGGCGACGTTGAAACTTTCGCTGCGGGTGCGGGTTTCCAGATCGAAGGCCCTGGCGGCCAGCATGTCCTTGGCGGAACGGCCGGAAGACTGGGCTTCGGCGGTGCCGGAGGCAACAAGCGAGCCGACGCCGGAGACATTGGCGCCCACATCAATTTTATAGCTGCTGCCATCATCGCTGAAATTCACGGTGGCGCTGGCCATGTTGACGCCGGCAAGGCTGACGACATATTTGGCGGTGGCGCTGACGGGCGCGGCCGCTACGGGGGATGCCATGAGAATGAAGGCTGCACCGGTTGCAGCCCAACGGGCAAATTTTGTATTCAAGGACACTTGGATTCCACTCCGCCGCGGACGGCTAACACGCAAACACTGAGCTTTCAGTTTTAACGAACATGCTTACTATTTCGTGAAGTGGGGGCAATTGTGGCCTCAAAGGCCGGTTGTGCTTGACGGGGGCGGGGCGTTTGACTATTTAGACGCAACTTTTCTCTTCAAGGATGAGCTGGCTGTGGGCAAAGCCCCACGCGCCTGTTTGTTCAGATAACAGGATATTAACATGGCACGCCGTTGTGAACTGACTGGAAAAGGCGTTATGACGGGCAATAATGTGAGCCACGCGCTCAACCGTACACGCCGCCGGTTTCTGCCCAACCTTTGCAATGTCACGCTGATTTCGGATGCGCTCAGCCGCCCGGTCAAGCTCAAGATCGCAGCTTCCACGCTGCGCACTGTCGAGCATCGCGGTGGCCTTGATGCATTTTTGCTGAAAGCCAAGGATGACGATCTGTCCGATCGCGCCCGCGGTATCAAGCAGGAAGTCCGTCAGGCACTTGCATCGTAAAAAGTTTCGGTCGCTGGCCTTTGGGCCGCAACCGGTGATATGAAAGCGACGCGGTATCCCCCAAAGGGTGCCGCGTTTCTTGTTTTTTGCAATAGCTGCGCCGGTCAGATGCCGGAAGTGCGGCGCAACATTTGAGGTGCATGATCTTGCTCGCTCGTTTTTTTGTGGCCGTTATGGCCATGGTCGCTGTGGTGGCCGCTTCCAATTTTCTCGTTCAGTTTCCTGTGCAGGCCGAATTCGGCGGGATCAATCTCGCGGATCTTTTGACCTGGGGGGCGTTTACCTATCCGATGGCGTTTCTGGTTACCGATCTGACCAACCGGCATTTCGGGGCCAATGGCGCGCGGCTGGTGGTGCTGGCAGGTTTCACGCTGGCGGTGATCTGGTCGATTTTTCTCGCCAGCCCGCGTATCGCCATTGCCTCCGGCTCGGCATTTTTGCTGGCGCAGTTTCTTGATGTGTCGATCTTTAACCGCCTGCGGGCCGCCAAATGGTGGCAGGCGCCGCTGGTCTCCTCGGTGGCTGGCTCGGTGCTCGATACGGTTTTGTTTTTCGGGATCGCCTTTTCGGCCCGGTTCGCCTTTATCGATACAGGCTTTGGCATGGAGGACAGTTCGCTGGCCTTTGCGGTACCCTTTCTGGGTGTTGGTGGAGACGTGCCGCTCTGGGTGTCACTGGCCTCGGGCGACTTTATCGTCAAGATTGTGGTGTCGCTGGTGCTGCTGGCGCCCTATCGGGTGCTGCGCGGCATGATTGCCGACAGGGTTTTGCATCCGGCGGCAGGCTAGGGCCGTTCAGGTTCTGCTGGAAACATCCTTCGTCATCGCGAGGCGCGTAGCGCCGTGGCGATCCAGAGCAACAAGCGCTGGTGTCAGCCTCTTCTGGATTGCCGCGCGGCTTTGCCGCTCGCAATGACGGGGCAACGTTTGCGAACCGACAAGGGATGTCCGCTTGTTCCAGACCCGCTTTATTCCGCCAGGGAAAATTCCAGCAGGAGCGAACGTTCCCAATCGTTGAAATTGTCGTCGGAAATGATGGTGATGCGGCTTTTGCCATCCGGGCCGGGATGGACGGCAATGCCTTCCATATTGTCGATATCGCCGCCGGAACCGGTGAGGATAACCTCGCCTTTCAAAACTGCGCCGGGTTTGACCTCGGCGGCGGCAATGCGGCGGACCTGCATGACAAAGCTTAAAAAGCTGGTGCCGCGCTCGAGCACCAAAAGATCGCCATTGGGCAGGAAGGCGCAATCGGTGGGGTTGAGCCCCTCGGTGCGGCTGAGGCTGAGTTCGCCGCGGTCGTTGTGGCCAAGCATGTAGCCGGCATAGCCGTCGCCGACACGGGCGGCCTCGGTAAACAGCATGGTGGAGCCCGCGACCGGGGAGGCTTGAGGGGCGATGCAGACGGCTTCCAGCGAGCGGTTGGTGCGCAGGTTTTCCAGCCATTGGGGAATGGCGACCTCGCGGGCCGCGCCCTCTGGCATGCCCTTGACCAGATCGAAATCGGCGACCCGGGTGAGGTTTTCAAAGCCGACACGGACAGCGGCGGGGGCGCCATTGCGGTTGATGGTTTCGATGGCCTCCGCATCCTTGGCGAATTTTCGCGGCAGTTCATCGCCTTTGGAATTGCGAATGGGCGTGACGGTGACACCGCCAAGGCCAAGCGGCTGGCCGGCTTCGTTATAGATCAGATGGCCGGAGATGAAATTGCCCTCATCGGAGACCATGACCAGCTGATGGCCGGAACCGGTGAAGGTGATGCCGGAGAGGCCGCCGAAGGTTTCCACCGGGCTGGTCATGACAATGCCGCCCTGCCAGATCAGCTTGTCGACCTTTTCGCCCGGCTGGGCACCTTTATAGGTGAGAATGGGTGCGGACGTGACCGGCGCGTCCATGGCGCGGGTGGCCGAGGTGAGGAGCGACAGGGCCAGCGCTAATGCCAATGTGCCCGGACGCAAGCTCACCTGCGACGCTGCCGGCGGCTCATGGCTGGCGGTTCTTCCTCAAAGAGGGAAGCCAGTTCCTCGGTGAGCGCGCCGCCCAGTTCTTCGGCGTCGAGCAGGGTGACGGCGCGCCGGTAATAGCGGGTCACGTCATGACCGATGCCGACAGCAACCAGCTGAACGGGGGACCGCAATTCGATATCCTCAATCACCATGCGCAAATGGGCCTCGAGATAATTGCCGGGGTTCACCGACTGGGTCGAATCATCCACCGGTGCACCATCGGAGATAACCATCAGGATGCGGCGATTTTCGGGACGGCCAAGCAGACGCTTGTGGGCCCATTGCAGGGCCTCACCGTCGATGTTTTCTTTCAGCAGCCCTTCGCGCATCATCAGGCCAAGATTGCGTCTGGCGTGCCGCCAGGGCTCGTCAGCGGCCTTGTAGATGATGTGGCGCACATCGTTGACGCGGCCGGGATTGGCGGGGCGATCTGCCTCAAGCCAGGCCTCGCGCGATTTGCCGCCTTTCCAGGCGCGGGTGGTGAAGCCGAGAATTTCGACCTTCACCCCGCAGCGCTCCAGCGTGCGGGCGAGGATGTCGCCGCAAATGGCGGCGATGGTGATCGGGCGGCCGCGCATGGAGCCGGAATTGTCGATCAACAGCGTGACGACCGTATCGCGGAATTCGGTGTCATTCTCGATCTTGAACGAGAGCGGCTGCATCGGGTCGGTGACCACGCGGGTGAGGCGGGCGGCATCAAGCACGCCTTCTTCCAGATCGAAAGCCCATGAACGGTTTTGCTGCGCCATCAGGCGGCGTTGCAGCTTGTTGGCCAGGCGGGCGACGGCACCGGCGAGATTTTCTAGCTGTTTGTCGAGAAGGGCACGCAATTGTTCGAGCTCTTCGGGCGGGCACAGGTCTGGTGCTTGCACGATTTCGTCGAACTTGGTGGTGAAGACCTTGTATTGCAGGGCGTTGGCAAGGCGTTCGTCGCCCTCGCCGGGTTGGGGCGGGGTCGGGGTTTCCTCGCCCGAATCGGCGGTCGCGTCATCATCAGCATCGGCCATATCGGCTTCCATGCCATCGACCTCGCCGGTGTCTTCACTGTCGCCGGGCGCGTCATCGCTGTCGGCTTCGGCGTTTTCGCCTTCGCCCTGGGCCTGTTCGGGGTTCTGCTCGTCGTTGTCGGAGGGCTTGTCGTTCTGTTCTTCGGCGTCGTCGGTCTCGTCGCTGTCGCCATCCTCGAACTCACCTTCGGGGATGAGATCCAGATCGCGCAACAGGGTGCGGGCGGCCTTGGCGAAATCTGCCTGGTTTTCGAGTGCGGCGGAGAGATCGTCGAGACAGGCGTCGCATTTGTCTTCAATGTCGCCGCGCCACAAATCAACAATCTGCTGGCCGCTCTGGGGGACGGTGATGCCGGCCAGTTTGTCGCGCAGCATCAGCCCCAAAGCCTCGGCCAGCGGCGCGTCATCGCGTTCGGTGATGTCGCCGAAATTGGCGCGGAACAGCCGGTCTTCGAGCATTTCGCCGATATTGAGTTTCATGCCCGGCATGCGGGTGGCGCCCAGCGCCTCGACACGGGCCTGTTCGAGCGCATCAAAGGCGGCGCGGGCATCGGGGTCCTGGGGCGCGCGGCGGCGGTGCATGGCCGCGTCATGGCTGGCGAGCCGCATGGCCATGGAATCGCCCTGCCCACGGGCAACTGCGATGTCGTGCAGCGTGGGGACGCGGGGCAGATTGGCGAGGCGCGCCTTGTCATGGGTCAGAATGGGCCGGTCGGCTGTGAAGGCAACCTCCAGCTCGGCTTCTCCAGCAATGGCGCGCACAGTTGCGCCCATCGCCGCCTTGAAGGGCTGCGTGTTATCGGGCTTGTTCGACCGGTTGCGTGGCGGTTGGGCCATGAGCGTTCTGACCGATTTGTTCGTCCTTGTCCCGTGGCAGGCTCAGGAGGCGGACCAGCTGGTAAATGGCCCCTCATGGTTTGGCTTTTCTGCCATGAGGGGCGTGAGGTTTTTAAGCGCTGATGGCGAGGTTCGCCGCTGATTCCGGCAGATCTTCCCCAAAGACGCGCTGATAGAATTCGGCCACCACGGGACGTTCCAGCTCATCGCATTTGTTGAGGAAGGTCAGGCGGAAGGCGAAGCCAAGATCGCCGAAGATTTCGGCGTTTTCCGCCCAGGTGATGACCGTACGCGGGCTCATCACCGTCGACAGGTCGCCATTGATGAAGGCGGAACGGGTCAGATCGGCGAGACGCACCATATTGGAGACGGTCGTTTTGCCCTCGGCGGTCTGGTAGGATTTGACCTTGGAGAGGACGATGCCGGCTTCCTTGTCATGGGGCAGATAATTGAGGGTTGTGACCAGCGACCAGCGGTCCATCTGACCCTGGTTGATCTGCTGGGTGCCGTGGTAAAGCCCGGATGTGTCGCCCAAACCAATGGTGTTGGTGGTGGCAAACAGGCGGAAGGCGGGATGCGGGACGATGACGCGGTTCTGATCCAGAAGGGTCAGGCGGCCCGAGACCTCAAGCACGCGCTGGATGACGAACATCACATCGGGACGCCCGGCGTCATATTCGTCGAATACCAGGGCGACATTGTTCTGCACGGCCCAGGGCAGAATGCCGTCGCGGAATTCGGTGATCTGCTTGCCGTCTTTAAGAACAATCGCGTCCTTGCCCACCAGATCGATGCGGCTGACATGGCTGTCGAGATTGACGCGAACCAATGGCCAGTTCAGCCGTGCGGCGACCTGTTCGATATGGGTGGATTTGCCGGTTCCGTGATAGCCCTGCACCATGACGCGGCGATTAAAGGCAAAGCCTGCCAGAATCGCGATGGTGGTGTTGCGGTCAAACAGATAGTCGGGGTCAACCGGGGGCACGTGTTCGGTGCGCTCCGCATAACCCTTGACCACCATGTCGCTGTCGATGCCGAAGGTTTCACGGACATTATAGTCCTTGTCCGGCAGGTTCTGGAACTCGGTCATGTTCTTCCCTTTTCGGGGGTCTGGTGTTGCGTAATAGAGAAAAATCCCGCGCTCTATAGCAGTTAAGCGGTCATGGGCCTAGAGCGCCGGGAAAGATGCAGTGTCACACCACAAAGCCTTTTTGCTTCAGGTGGGTATAGGCGGTGATAATGGCGTGCAGACGATCCTCGGAACTGCGGTCGCCGCCATTGGCGTCGGGGTGGTACATCTTGACCAGTGCCTTATAGGCCGCCTTGATTTCGTCAGAGGTTTTGCGCCCCTCAAGCCCCAGCACTTCAAGCGCCCGTTTGTCGGCCTCAACGATACGTTTCTCGCGCGCCTTGATCGGGTTGCGGCCCTGATTGCGGGCGACGCGGGCAAACAGATTGTGCGGATCATTGAGCCGGCGGGCGGTGAAATCGCGGGCGGCCTTGGCGCGGGGTTTGGGATTGCCGCGGCCATGGGCATTGGCGCCCATGCCCCAGGTGGGGCGTTCGCCGTTATCGGTGGAATATTCAGCGGATTTTTTGGGCTTGGCCTTGCCCTCACCGTCTTCGCCTTCGGCGAAATAATTGAACGACTTGTTGTAGTGCCGGACATGCTCGAGGCAAAAATTATGAAACTCGCCACCGGCGCGATGGCTCTTGGGGGCGCGATGGGTGCCGGGCTTTTCACAGCCCTCCCAATCACATTGTGGCGCCTCGACCTTGGGCTTTTCACCGCCGCGGGTTTTGATGCGAATATTATCGAATAGCTTGGAATTCAATTTCATCGACCTTATGTGCTGCGTATATTCGATTCCGAAAAGGTTCAGTTACATGTCCGTCCGCCAGACCATGATCGACAAGCTCACCGCCCGCTTTGACCCCGAACTGCTCGAGGTTATCGACGATAGCGAACGCCATCACGGACATGCCGGATGGCGCGAGGGCGGAGAAACTCACTTCCGTGTCAGAATCGCGACCCGGCATCTTGCCGGTTTGAGCCGGATTGCGCAACACCGTGCGGTGATGGAAGTGCTCGATTCTGAAATCAAGGCCGGTGTTCATGCTCTTAATATAGAGGTGAAACCGGTCGCGGATGTGGCGGAATAGTCTGATCCTATTTCAGCGGTAGTACCCGTAATTCAGTGACGCGGTTGCCCGTGGTGCGGGTCACCCGGAAGCGGAAACCGTGGAAGGTGAATTGCTGACCTTCGCCGGGAATAATTTTGGCTTCGTGGATGACAAGTCCGGCAAGCGTGGTTGCCTCTTCATCGGGCAGATGCCAGTCGAGCGCGCGATTGATGTCGCGGATCGGCAGCGCGCCTTCGATGGTATAGGAGCCATCGGGCTGTTTGGTAATGCCCTGCATCACCTCGTCATGCTCGTCGGAAATGTCGCCAACGATTTCCTCAAGAATGTCTTCCAGCGTGATTAGGCCCTGCACTTCGCCATATTCGTCGATGACGAGGGCGAAATGGGTTTTGACCTTCAAGAAGGCGTTGAGCTGGGCCTGCAAGGGGGTGGTGTCGGGGACGAACCACGGCTTTGAGGCAATGCGCAACACATTGACCTTGGAGATGTCGCCGCCTGCCTTGATGACCGCGCGCAACACATCCTTGGCGTGGACGACGCCGATAATGTTATCCGGGCCGTCCTTGTAGATCGGCATGCGGGTGTTGGGGCTTTCAAGGACCTGGCGCACCAGTTGCTCGGGCGGCTGTTCCGCATCGAGCGCCAGCATGCGGGTGCGGTGCACCATGATATCGGAGACTTCGAGATCGCGCAGGTCGAGAATGCCGCCGAGCATGTCACGGTCGTTCTTGACCACTTCACCCTCGCGATGCAGCAGGTCGACGGTGCCGCGGATTTCCTCAAGCCCGGTATAGCCGGAACGGTCATCAGCGGCCTTGACGCCGACGAGGCGCAGCATGAGACGCACCAGTATCTGCACGGCAATGGTGATGGGCGCGAGAACGGCCACAATCGGTCGGACGACGGGGGCGACGCCGAGGGCGAATTCGTCGGGCTGGTTGATGGCCCATGTCTTGGGCAGGACCTCGGCGAAAATCACGACGGCCATGGTCATGACGATGGTCGCATAGACAACGCCTGTATCACCGAACAGGGTGATCAGCACGCTGGTGGCGAGCGATGAGGCCAGGATGTTGACCAGATTATTGCCCAGCAGCAATGCGCCGATCAGGCGTTCCTTGCTGTCGATGAGTTTTTCGACAATGCGGGCGCGCTTGTTCCCGGCGCGGGACTGCGAATGCATGCGGGCGCGGGAGGCGGCGGTGAGCGCGGTTTCGGAACCGGAAAAAAAGCCGCTCAGGAACAAAAGCACGGCAATGCCGCCAATGGTGAACCAGACTGTGGTACTCACGAAGCCCGCATCTCCTCAAGAAATTCTACAACAAGTTCAGGATCGACATTCTTCTCGATGAAGGACTGGCCGATGCCTTTGGTCAGGATGAAGGTCAACGCGCCGCGCGACACTTTTTTGTCCTGGGTGATTGCGTCCATCATTGCGTTTGTATCTGCCAGCTCTCCGGGAATATCGCCCAATGTGGTGGGCAGGCCGACCAATTGCAAATGCCGCGCCACGCGCACCCCATCCTGGGAAGGCGCAAGGCCAAGCTTAGCAGAAAATTTGTGCGCCATCACCATGCCGATGGCGACCCCTTCGCCATGCAGGAGGCGATCAGAATAGCCGGTGATTTTTTCTAGTGCGTGACCGAATGTATGGCCGAGATTGAGCAGGGCGCGTGCGCCGGTTTCCTTCTCATCGGCGATGACGAAGCGGGCTTTTGCGGCACAGGCATGGGCGATGGCGCTGGTGCGGGCGGGACCGCCATCAAAAATTTCGCGCCAGTTCTCTTCCAGCCAGAAGAAGAAATCCTCATCATCGATCAGGCCGTATTTGGCCATTTCGGCATAGCCTGAGCGGAACTGGCGTTCCGAGAGGGTGTTGAGCGCGGAAATATCGGCCAGCACCAGTTTGGGCTGATGAAAAGCCCCCACAAGGTTTTTGCCGCGCGGGGTGTTGATGCCGGTCTTGCCGCCAACGGAACTGTCCACCTGGGCCAGAAGGGAGGTGGGGGCCTGCACAAAATTCATGCCGCGCCGTGTAATGGCGGCGGCAAAGCCGGCCAGATCGCCAATGACCCCGCCGCCCAGCGCAATGATAATATCGCCGCGTTCGAGCCTGGCTTCGAGAATGCCATCGACAACTTCGGCCAGTGTATCAAAACGCTTGGAGGCCTCGCCGGCGGGGACAGTGATGGTTTGATGCTCGAGCCCGGCGCCATCAAGGGCCTTGATGAGGCGCGGCAATTGTTCGGTGGCGACATTGGTGTCGGTGACAATGCCGAAACGCGCGCCGGGGAACATGTCATTCAAAATCGTGCCTGCCGTGTCCAGCAGGTCCGTGCCGAACAAAATATCATAGGCCCGTTCGCCGAGATCGATATGCAATTTATCCGTGGGTACGGGCATTTCAGGTCCTGTTCTGGTCGCGCAGATAATCGCGGACTTTAGTAATGACGGCGTCGACCACCACTTCGTGGGGTACATCGTGCGAGACGACAGTAACATCAGCCTCTGCATAAACCGGATAGCGTTGATCTATCAGGTTTTTGAGGGTTTCGCGCGGATTGGCCGTTTGCAAAAGCGGGCGGTTGGCGCGGCGGGACACACGGGCGAAGAGAAGCTCGAAATCGGCCTTGAGCCAGATGGAGAGGCCTTCGGCGCGCACCAGTTCGCGAGTTTCGGCATTGATGAAGGCACCGCCGCCGGTGCCCAGCACAATATTCTCTTCTTTTATGATGCGGGAAATGACCCGCGATTCACCGGCGCGGAATTCGGCTTCGCCATGCAGGGCAAAAAAATCATTGATGTTCATGCCGGCGGCTTTTTCGATTTCGGCATCGCTGTCGATGAATCTGCGCCCCAGCCGGGCGGCAAGGCGGCGACCGACGGTGGTCTTGCCAGCGCCCATCATGCCCACCAGCACAAGCGGCTTGCCGCCGAGCAACTCGAGCAGTTCCACGCAATCGGTATCGGCTGTCATAGTCTTGGGCTGGCCCACGTCGAAGGTTCCGGTGCTGTACACGCTTGCTTGAAGCGGTCGCGGGGATACTTGTCAAGCGGCGGGCATTTGCGAGCGGCCTTGATCGCGCCGGGTAAATCGGTGAAAAGGGGCATAGATGAGGATGTTTTTATGCCAACGCTGATCCGATTTCTGATTGTTCTGCTGTTTCTGGCCGGGCTTGGCTATGGCGCCATGTTTGCACTGGCGACATTTGTTGAGCCCCATGACAAAGAGGTCACCATGCGCGTGCCGGCGCGGGACCTGTTTGGCGACTGATGGCCGACGATCACCTGATCGGCGCTTTCCTTGAAATGATGAGTGCGGAGCGCGGCGCGGCGGCCAATACGATTGCCGCCTATCAGCGCGATCTTGCCGATTATTGCGGGTTTCTCAACGCGGTTGACGGGTCGGCGCGCACGGCAAAACGGCCATTGGTGATTGCCTATCTGGAACGGCTGGAGGCGGAAGGCCTGTCGGCGGCATCGGTGGCGCGGCGGCTGAGCGCCTTGCGGCAGTTTCACCGGTTTTTGCTCGCCGAGGGGATCAGTGGTGACGACCCGACCCGAATCATTGCCTCGCCGAAAGCGCGCCGGGGCCTGCCCAAAATTCTGTCTGTGGAGGAAGTGGACGCCCTGCTGGCGCTGGCGGAGACCGAGGCCGAGGCTGAGGATCCGTTGAGCGCGAAGGGGGTGCGGGCCCGGCGACTTTATGTGCTGCTGGAACTTTTATATGCGACGGGCATGCGGGTGAGTGAACTGGTCAGCCTGTTGCGCAGTGCGGTGATGCGGGATGCATCGTTTCTGACGGTGACGGGCAAGGGGGAGCGCGAACGCGTTGTGCCGCTGAATGACCGGTCGCGGGATGCGCTGATGGCCTGGGTCAAGACACTGGAGGCGGGGCGTTTTCTGTTTCCAGCCGATGGGCAGTCCGGCCATCTGGAGCGGCAGGTTTTTGCCCGGGACCTGAAAGCTTTGGCGGGTCGGGCGGGGATTGCCAGTGCCCGTGTGTCGCCCCATGTGCTGCGTCACGCCTTTGCCAGCCATTTGTTGCAGGGCGGGGCCAATCTGAGAATTGTGCAAATGCTGCTCGGACATGCAGATATTTCCACCACACAGATATATACCCATGTTCTGGATGCGCGGTTGCGTGAACTGGTAGAGAAACATCATCCCCTTAGCGATGACTAGAACCGGTCAGTTTTGAGGGGGCGCGTTGCCGAACTGAATACGTGGGGTCCACTTATTCTGGAAACACGCAAGGGATTAAGCTTGTTTGCTGACTTTCTTGACTTCCGCGCCTATCATGGTCACCTTCCGGCCACGTTTGGGTGGCTGATGCCACTCGTTGTAAAAGAGCTAAAGACAAGGGCCTATGCAGACCTATCTCGATTTTGAAAAACCGGTCGCCGAGCTTCAGGGTAAAATCCAGGAACTCCAGTCCCTTGCTACCGGAGACGAGGCCGTTTCCATTGACGAGGAAGTCACGCGGCTGCAGAGCCGTGCCGAAGAGGCGCTGGCCGATATCTACAAAAAGCTGACCCCCTGGCAGAAAACCCAGGTCGCGCGGCATCCGCAGCGGCCGCATTTTTCTGATTATGTGGGCAATCTGATTACCGAATTCGTGCCTTTGGCCGGTGACCGGAAATTTGCCGAGGATGCCGCGATCCAGGCCGGTTTTGGCCGTTTCAAGGGTCAGCCTGTCGCTGTTCTGGGTCAGGAAAAGGGCGCG carries:
- a CDS encoding SDR family NAD(P)-dependent oxidoreductase, giving the protein MDISFTNKTAIVTGGGSGIGETVSLELAASGANVIVADMDTSGADKVVKTIRQKGGNAESFEIDVTDASACEAMVAFAIKTYGGLHLAVNNAGIGGPAAPIGEYPVDGWEKVISVNLNGVFNCVRYQIPAMLEAGGGAIVNMASILGTVGFANSSAYTAAKHGVVGMTKAAALEYAARNIRINAVGPGFIDTPLLSANLDQAALDGLASLHPVGRIGTPEEVSALTCFLLSDRASFINGSYHRVDGAYTAQ
- a CDS encoding DUF3108 domain-containing protein; this translates as MSLNTKFARWAATGAAFILMASPVAAAPVSATAKYVVSLAGVNMASATVNFSDDGSSYKIDVGANVSGVGSLVASGTAEAQSSGRSAKDMLAARAFDLETRTRSESFNVAVQYASGNATGFQIEPPLVNNIGRIAIERKHLERVTDPLGSYILKGDALEPALCDRRLKVFTGVERYDIAMKFVQTETATSNRTGYQGPVVLCQLRYIPVAGHFTTSEMTTYLANSNRILIWYAPLKDSGYFIPYRILLGTSAGDLSMVLTDLN
- the rpmB gene encoding 50S ribosomal protein L28, with translation MARRCELTGKGVMTGNNVSHALNRTRRRFLPNLCNVTLISDALSRPVKLKIAASTLRTVEHRGGLDAFLLKAKDDDLSDRARGIKQEVRQALAS
- a CDS encoding VUT family protein — encoded protein: MAMVAVVAASNFLVQFPVQAEFGGINLADLLTWGAFTYPMAFLVTDLTNRHFGANGARLVVLAGFTLAVIWSIFLASPRIAIASGSAFLLAQFLDVSIFNRLRAAKWWQAPLVSSVAGSVLDTVLFFGIAFSARFAFIDTGFGMEDSSLAFAVPFLGVGGDVPLWVSLASGDFIVKIVVSLVLLAPYRVLRGMIADRVLHPAAG
- a CDS encoding esterase-like activity of phytase family protein gives rise to the protein MSLRPGTLALALALSLLTSATRAMDAPVTSAPILTYKGAQPGEKVDKLIWQGGIVMTSPVETFGGLSGITFTGSGHQLVMVSDEGNFISGHLIYNEAGQPLGLGGVTVTPIRNSKGDELPRKFAKDAEAIETINRNGAPAAVRVGFENLTRVADFDLVKGMPEGAAREVAIPQWLENLRTNRSLEAVCIAPQASPVAGSTMLFTEAARVGDGYAGYMLGHNDRGELSLSRTEGLNPTDCAFLPNGDLLVLERGTSFLSFVMQVRRIAAAEVKPGAVLKGEVILTGSGGDIDNMEGIAVHPGPDGKSRITIISDDNFNDWERSLLLEFSLAE
- the cobT gene encoding cobaltochelatase subunit CobT, with the translated sequence MAQPPRNRSNKPDNTQPFKAAMGATVRAIAGEAELEVAFTADRPILTHDKARLANLPRVPTLHDIAVARGQGDSMAMRLASHDAAMHRRRAPQDPDARAAFDALEQARVEALGATRMPGMKLNIGEMLEDRLFRANFGDITERDDAPLAEALGLMLRDKLAGITVPQSGQQIVDLWRGDIEDKCDACLDDLSAALENQADFAKAARTLLRDLDLIPEGEFEDGDSDETDDAEEQNDKPSDNDEQNPEQAQGEGENAEADSDDAPGDSEDTGEVDGMEADMADADDDATADSGEETPTPPQPGEGDERLANALQYKVFTTKFDEIVQAPDLCPPEELEQLRALLDKQLENLAGAVARLANKLQRRLMAQQNRSWAFDLEEGVLDAARLTRVVTDPMQPLSFKIENDTEFRDTVVTLLIDNSGSMRGRPITIAAICGDILARTLERCGVKVEILGFTTRAWKGGKSREAWLEADRPANPGRVNDVRHIIYKAADEPWRHARRNLGLMMREGLLKENIDGEALQWAHKRLLGRPENRRILMVISDGAPVDDSTQSVNPGNYLEAHLRMVIEDIELRSPVQLVAVGIGHDVTRYYRRAVTLLDAEELGGALTEELASLFEEEPPAMSRRQRRR
- the cobS gene encoding cobaltochelatase subunit CobS, giving the protein MTEFQNLPDKDYNVRETFGIDSDMVVKGYAERTEHVPPVDPDYLFDRNTTIAILAGFAFNRRVMVQGYHGTGKSTHIEQVAARLNWPLVRVNLDSHVSRIDLVGKDAIVLKDGKQITEFRDGILPWAVQNNVALVFDEYDAGRPDVMFVIQRVLEVSGRLTLLDQNRVIVPHPAFRLFATTNTIGLGDTSGLYHGTQQINQGQMDRWSLVTTLNYLPHDKEAGIVLSKVKSYQTAEGKTTVSNMVRLADLTRSAFINGDLSTVMSPRTVITWAENAEIFGDLGFAFRLTFLNKCDELERPVVAEFYQRVFGEDLPESAANLAISA
- a CDS encoding J domain-containing protein: MKLNSKLFDNIRIKTRGGEKPKVEAPQCDWEGCEKPGTHRAPKSHRAGGEFHNFCLEHVRHYNKSFNYFAEGEDGEGKAKPKKSAEYSTDNGERPTWGMGANAHGRGNPKPRAKAARDFTARRLNDPHNLFARVARNQGRNPIKAREKRIVEADKRALEVLGLEGRKTSDEIKAAYKALVKMYHPDANGGDRSSEDRLHAIITAYTHLKQKGFVV